From Salinibacterium sp. ZJ450, one genomic window encodes:
- a CDS encoding AAA family ATPase — protein sequence MRAVSPSLIARTRESQALRQMLAETAEGQPRTVVIAGEAGIGKTRLLAEFKREASVTARVLVGECVDLGMSALPYAAITGMLHDLLGQVGADTMLEAAGPGRDALAVLLPELRGQMPEHSASGAERLHEVVAVLLENISRAQPLVIVVEDLHWADGATLAVLRFLQRTLADCPIMIVLSYRSDDVHRGHPLRGFLSELERSRRSDRLELRRLTLDEVGEQIECILGHLPDPLVLESVYERSDGVPFFVEELLSAPESDELPDTLRDLLLARYERLSTHAQSLLRLLSAGGVAVRHDLLMVVAEAEGADLDEPAREAVLANVLVITENSYAFRHALVREAVHAELLPGERVRFHSRYAAALENFGGIPCGSTEVANHWLAANNPAKALVTALEAMHDAQSSYAYITASQMGERALNLWDQVPDAADVAGLGKVQLLALTASNLLDAGDSERAIAIVDLALAEPDAADDDVRYARLLRDKASYLATSGRPGSAALLEQALELVPPGRMDKVRASMLNQLASRLMVQAQNESAIEVATDALTLSLKAGTDRQASIAANLRGVSRVHSGEIDAGLADLERAGQLANADGSALLRHNLNSSDVQYLLGNFTEALALAEAGMARARELGVERSTGIILSSNAVDPLFAVGDWDRADNLLERALAMSTPTAFNAYLRRAKLWSLLWRGELDAAVSLYRGWRSGMAALGAVEVQVRLTVARVAAEIALEQGDLDDAWQHVAVLIEPDRRSLAAYDLPLLSVAARVLVARGASDADIEPFRRALDAASVWPTYPLWSALFDAELADDVPGWQRVLDREGPAHVRPYALYRLGQAQFAAGDRQEARDSLRQAADVANTLGARLITRHVNEFSSRAGLTLSEAPRPAAELPEITARERQVLDLIAQGLSNRQIGERLFISAKTASVHVSAILRKLGATSRTEAVFVASQGAGHAGTGSPARR from the coding sequence ATGAGAGCCGTGAGCCCCTCGCTGATTGCTCGCACGCGCGAGTCGCAGGCCTTGCGTCAGATGCTGGCGGAGACCGCCGAGGGTCAACCGCGCACGGTGGTGATCGCCGGCGAGGCGGGCATCGGCAAGACCCGGCTGCTCGCCGAGTTCAAGCGCGAGGCATCCGTCACTGCCCGGGTGCTGGTCGGTGAGTGCGTGGACCTCGGCATGTCCGCGCTGCCATACGCCGCGATCACCGGAATGCTGCACGACCTGCTCGGCCAGGTCGGCGCTGACACCATGCTTGAGGCCGCCGGACCCGGCCGTGACGCTCTCGCCGTGCTGCTGCCCGAACTGCGCGGACAGATGCCCGAGCATTCGGCCTCCGGTGCCGAGAGACTGCACGAGGTCGTCGCCGTGCTGCTGGAGAACATCTCTCGCGCGCAGCCGCTGGTGATCGTGGTGGAAGACCTGCACTGGGCCGACGGCGCCACCCTTGCGGTGCTGCGATTCCTGCAGCGCACGCTCGCGGACTGCCCGATCATGATCGTGCTCAGCTACCGCAGCGACGATGTGCACCGTGGTCATCCGCTGCGCGGGTTCCTGTCCGAGCTGGAACGGTCGCGGCGGTCCGACCGGCTCGAGCTGCGCCGGCTCACCCTCGACGAGGTCGGCGAGCAGATCGAATGCATCCTCGGTCACCTTCCCGACCCGCTCGTACTCGAGAGCGTGTACGAGCGCAGCGACGGGGTGCCGTTCTTCGTCGAGGAGCTGCTGTCGGCGCCGGAATCCGACGAGCTGCCCGACACCCTGCGCGACCTGCTGCTCGCCCGCTATGAGCGGCTCAGCACGCACGCCCAGTCGCTGCTGCGGTTGCTCTCCGCAGGCGGCGTCGCGGTACGCCACGACCTGCTGATGGTGGTGGCCGAGGCGGAAGGCGCCGACCTCGACGAACCCGCCCGGGAGGCGGTTCTCGCCAACGTGCTGGTGATCACCGAGAACAGTTACGCGTTTCGGCACGCCTTGGTCAGGGAGGCCGTGCACGCCGAACTGTTGCCGGGCGAGCGGGTGCGGTTCCACTCCCGGTACGCGGCCGCGCTTGAGAACTTCGGCGGCATCCCGTGCGGCTCCACCGAGGTGGCCAACCACTGGCTTGCCGCGAACAACCCGGCCAAGGCGCTGGTCACGGCGCTCGAGGCCATGCATGACGCCCAGTCCTCCTACGCCTACATCACCGCCTCGCAGATGGGTGAGCGCGCCCTGAATCTGTGGGACCAGGTGCCGGATGCCGCGGACGTCGCGGGCCTCGGCAAAGTCCAGCTGCTCGCCCTCACCGCCTCGAACCTGTTGGACGCCGGCGACTCAGAACGCGCCATCGCCATCGTCGATCTGGCCCTGGCTGAACCGGATGCCGCGGACGACGACGTGCGCTACGCCCGGCTGTTGCGCGACAAGGCGTCCTATCTGGCCACCTCGGGTCGGCCCGGTTCGGCGGCGCTGCTTGAGCAGGCGCTCGAGCTGGTTCCACCCGGCCGGATGGACAAGGTGCGCGCCAGCATGCTCAACCAGTTGGCCAGCAGGCTGATGGTGCAAGCGCAGAACGAGTCGGCCATCGAGGTGGCAACCGACGCCCTGACCCTGTCGCTGAAGGCCGGCACCGACCGGCAGGCGTCGATCGCCGCGAACCTGCGCGGGGTGTCGCGCGTGCACAGCGGCGAGATCGACGCGGGCCTTGCCGACCTTGAGCGGGCGGGCCAGTTGGCGAACGCCGATGGATCCGCGCTCCTCCGCCACAACCTGAACAGTTCCGACGTGCAGTACCTGCTCGGAAACTTCACCGAAGCACTCGCGCTCGCCGAGGCGGGCATGGCGCGCGCCCGGGAACTCGGCGTGGAACGCAGCACCGGCATCATCCTGTCGTCGAACGCGGTCGACCCGTTGTTCGCGGTCGGCGACTGGGATCGCGCCGACAACCTGCTCGAACGGGCGCTGGCGATGTCCACCCCCACCGCGTTCAACGCGTACCTGCGGCGCGCGAAGCTGTGGTCGCTGCTGTGGCGTGGCGAACTCGATGCGGCGGTGTCGCTGTATCGCGGTTGGCGCTCCGGGATGGCTGCCCTCGGCGCCGTCGAGGTGCAGGTACGGCTCACCGTCGCCCGCGTCGCGGCGGAGATAGCGCTGGAGCAGGGAGACCTCGACGACGCCTGGCAGCACGTCGCCGTGCTGATCGAGCCCGACCGGCGGAGCCTCGCCGCGTACGACCTGCCGCTGCTGTCGGTGGCGGCGCGCGTGCTGGTGGCGCGCGGAGCATCAGACGCGGACATTGAGCCGTTCCGCCGGGCGCTCGACGCGGCATCCGTCTGGCCCACCTACCCGCTGTGGTCGGCGCTGTTCGACGCGGAACTGGCCGACGACGTGCCCGGCTGGCAGCGTGTGCTCGACCGGGAAGGACCCGCCCACGTGCGCCCGTACGCGCTGTACCGGCTCGGGCAGGCGCAGTTCGCCGCGGGGGATCGGCAAGAGGCCCGCGACTCGTTGCGGCAGGCGGCGGATGTCGCGAACACCCTCGGTGCTCGGCTGATCACCCGGCACGTGAACGAGTTCTCCTCGCGTGCCGGACTTACACTGTCGGAGGCGCCGCGGCCCGCCGCCGAGCTGCCGGAGATCACCGCGCGGGAGCGTCAGGTGCTCGACCTGATCGCGCAGGGCCTTAGCAACCGGCAAATCGGCGAGCGCCTGTTCATCAGCGCCAAGACGGCCTCGGTGCACGTCTCGGCGATCTTGCGGAAGCTCGGGGCGACGTCGCGCACCGAGGCTGTGTTCGTTGCATCGCAGGGTGCGGGCCACGCGGGCACCGGCTCGCCGGCTCGACGCTGA
- a CDS encoding response regulator translates to MVGEAGDGVEAVQLAGVHHPDVVLMDIRMPRLDGIEATAQLMAGPDPRPRVLALTTFDLDEYVYRAVRAGASGFLLKDVSPADLVHAVTVVARGDTLLASAVTRRLLEQFSPRVVSAAASALSDREAEVARLVARGLSNADVGRQLFLSEATVKTYVSRLLAKLELRDRVQLAVFAYESGLVQVGSGSAGV, encoded by the coding sequence GTGGTCGGCGAGGCTGGCGACGGGGTCGAAGCGGTGCAGCTGGCAGGCGTGCATCATCCGGACGTCGTCTTGATGGACATCCGGATGCCGCGGCTTGACGGCATCGAGGCCACGGCGCAACTCATGGCCGGGCCCGACCCGCGGCCGCGAGTGCTGGCGCTGACCACGTTCGATCTCGACGAATACGTGTACCGGGCGGTGCGTGCCGGTGCCAGCGGGTTCCTGCTGAAGGACGTGTCGCCGGCCGACCTGGTGCACGCGGTGACGGTGGTGGCGCGCGGCGACACCCTGCTTGCGTCGGCGGTGACCCGGCGGCTGCTCGAGCAGTTCTCGCCGCGGGTGGTGTCGGCGGCGGCGTCCGCGCTGAGCGATCGGGAAGCGGAGGTCGCCCGACTCGTGGCGCGCGGGTTGTCGAATGCGGATGTCGGCCGGCAGCTGTTCCTCAGTGAGGCCACGGTGAAGACCTACGTGTCCCGGCTGCTGGCCAAGCTCGAGCTGCGCGACCGGGTGCAGCTGGCGGTGTTCGCCTACGAGTCCGGGCTGGTGCAGGTGGGGTCGGGGTCGGCGGGGGTCTGA
- a CDS encoding L-serine ammonia-lyase, translating to MSGTPATPQDAPKQQDAPDRYEHIGVFDLFKAGIGPSSSHTVGPMLAAAQFAQLVSASGNIDQVQTVQVELFGSLAATGAGHGTFPAILLGLEGFIPETITQDDLEHRATAITASGSLTLNGLRSVACRVDEFVLRPLTIRRRHTNAMTLRARDVRGESLLEETYYSIGGGFIVTESASETADEPALSPPFPFRTAEELLTACAEHDLSISDVMLANELHTTERSEIREGILRLWRTMIECQQSAVLRSGTLPGALNVRRRAPDLQAHLERQDPERSPQFWQEWVNLVALAVNEENASGGRLVTAPTNGAAGIIPAVLHYAVNYTDQGRAADQDERDGIVERFFLTAAAVGSLFKMNASVSGAEVGCQGEVGSACSMAAAGLAEILGGTPEQVENAAEIAMEHNLGLTCDPIGGLVQIPCIERNAIAAGKAINAAKMALWGDGKHHVSLDAVIATMRETGADMSYKYKETAMGGLAVNVVAC from the coding sequence ATGTCTGGTACGCCGGCAACACCGCAGGATGCGCCGAAACAGCAGGACGCGCCAGACCGGTACGAGCACATCGGCGTCTTCGACCTGTTCAAGGCGGGCATCGGGCCATCCAGCTCGCACACTGTAGGCCCCATGCTGGCCGCGGCACAGTTTGCCCAGCTGGTCAGCGCCAGCGGCAACATCGACCAGGTCCAGACGGTGCAGGTGGAACTATTCGGCTCGCTCGCGGCCACCGGGGCCGGACACGGCACGTTCCCCGCGATCCTGCTCGGGCTCGAGGGTTTTATCCCGGAAACCATCACCCAGGACGACCTAGAGCATCGGGCCACTGCGATCACCGCATCGGGCTCGCTCACCCTCAACGGCCTGCGATCGGTGGCGTGCCGGGTGGACGAGTTCGTGCTGCGACCACTCACGATCCGGCGCCGCCATACCAACGCGATGACCCTGCGGGCACGCGACGTGCGCGGCGAATCGCTGCTCGAGGAAACCTACTACTCGATCGGCGGCGGTTTCATCGTCACCGAGAGCGCATCCGAGACGGCCGACGAGCCCGCGCTCAGCCCGCCGTTCCCGTTTCGCACCGCAGAGGAACTGCTGACCGCCTGCGCTGAGCACGACCTCAGCATCAGCGATGTCATGCTCGCCAACGAGCTGCACACCACGGAGCGGTCCGAGATCCGTGAGGGAATCCTCCGGCTCTGGCGCACGATGATCGAATGCCAGCAATCCGCCGTGCTTCGCTCGGGGACGCTTCCTGGTGCGCTGAACGTTCGGCGGCGGGCCCCCGATTTGCAGGCTCACCTGGAACGGCAAGACCCCGAGCGCTCACCGCAGTTCTGGCAGGAGTGGGTCAACCTCGTCGCGCTGGCGGTGAACGAGGAGAATGCGAGCGGCGGCCGGTTGGTCACCGCTCCCACCAACGGAGCCGCCGGAATCATCCCGGCGGTGTTGCATTACGCGGTGAACTACACCGACCAGGGGCGGGCGGCAGACCAGGACGAACGGGACGGAATTGTTGAGCGGTTTTTCCTGACCGCCGCCGCGGTCGGCTCACTGTTCAAGATGAATGCCTCGGTGTCCGGGGCCGAGGTCGGCTGCCAGGGCGAGGTCGGGTCGGCATGCTCGATGGCGGCCGCGGGGCTTGCCGAGATCCTCGGCGGTACGCCGGAGCAGGTGGAGAACGCGGCGGAGATCGCGATGGAACACAACCTCGGCCTGACCTGTGATCCCATCGGCGGGCTGGTGCAGATTCCCTGCATCGAGCGAAACGCGATCGCCGCAGGCAAAGCGATCAACGCCGCCAAGATGGCGCTGTGGGGTGACGGAAAACACCACGTATCGCTGGATGCGGTGATCGCGACGATGCGGGAGACCGGCGCCGACATGAGCTACAAGTACAAGGAAACCGCGATGGGCGGACTGGCCGTCAACGTCGTGGCGTGCTGA
- a CDS encoding response regulator transcription factor, producing MIRIVLADDQSLLRAGLRSVLAAEEDLVVVGEASDGAQAARTAQALDADVVLMDIQMPGVDGIEGLRRIAAGGVRAKVLMLTMFDLDEYVYGALRAGASGFLLKSAQPEEIVRAVRDVHEGALLFAPTVTQRLVEAYVRTPPVVDGVPEALAGLTERELDVVSGIARGLSNAEIGAELHLGEATIKAHVSHILGKLDLRDRVQVVVLVYESGFVTGQRTQR from the coding sequence GTGATCCGCATCGTGTTGGCCGACGATCAGTCGCTGCTGCGCGCCGGTCTTCGCTCGGTGCTCGCCGCGGAGGAGGATCTCGTCGTCGTCGGCGAGGCGTCCGACGGTGCGCAGGCTGCCCGCACCGCCCAGGCGCTCGACGCGGACGTCGTGCTCATGGACATCCAGATGCCGGGCGTCGACGGCATCGAGGGGTTGCGTCGCATCGCGGCCGGCGGCGTTCGTGCCAAGGTGCTGATGCTGACGATGTTCGACCTCGACGAGTACGTCTACGGCGCGCTCCGCGCCGGCGCCTCCGGATTCCTGCTCAAGTCGGCCCAGCCCGAGGAGATTGTGCGGGCGGTGCGTGACGTGCATGAGGGCGCGCTGCTGTTCGCGCCGACGGTCACGCAGCGGCTCGTGGAGGCGTACGTGCGCACCCCGCCCGTGGTCGATGGCGTGCCCGAGGCGCTCGCTGGGCTGACGGAACGCGAGCTCGATGTCGTGTCGGGCATCGCTCGCGGGTTGTCCAACGCCGAGATCGGGGCCGAGCTTCATCTCGGCGAAGCGACGATCAAGGCACACGTCAGCCACATCCTGGGCAAGCTCGACCTGCGTGATCGGGTGCAGGTGGTGGTCCTGGTGTACGAGTCGGGCTTTGTGACCGGGCAGCGCACCCAGCGCTGA
- a CDS encoding sensor histidine kinase: MKQRWLRRVVDAVFAGALAAVAVVEIWVPLDSAFGSGSPTLSTVVAVILCLALAVRRSWPLATALVVLLTWPIVFSIQPILLLFWGQLVPMAVATYSVARYGSWRAGLIGAGAGAACLLFFDTQVMEMQEPGEIFFHWMVLILAWTIGQVVRKAERRAAESHRRATEIEVQARTVTLTAIAEERARIARELHDIVAHSVSMMVVQAGAAEQVADDDPEYTRRALATIRTTGADALAEMRRLVSMLREQDGAGELHPQPGIDGLSALVEDARSGGLTVGLRVEGEPRMLPTGLDLAAYRIVQEALTNVRRHAAAERADVLVRFADESLHLEVRDDGVGAATATATASAGGHGLIGMRERAALYGGRLETISGSGSGFLVRAVLPLEPAAS, encoded by the coding sequence GTGAAGCAGCGGTGGCTCCGGCGGGTGGTCGATGCGGTCTTCGCGGGCGCCCTGGCCGCGGTGGCCGTCGTCGAAATCTGGGTGCCGCTCGATTCGGCGTTCGGCAGCGGGTCTCCCACCCTGAGCACGGTGGTCGCCGTCATCCTGTGTCTGGCGTTGGCAGTTCGGCGCAGCTGGCCACTGGCCACCGCCCTCGTCGTGCTGCTGACGTGGCCGATCGTATTCAGCATTCAGCCCATCCTGTTGCTGTTCTGGGGCCAGCTGGTTCCGATGGCCGTCGCGACCTATTCCGTCGCGCGGTACGGCAGTTGGCGCGCCGGGCTGATCGGCGCGGGCGCCGGGGCGGCCTGCCTGCTGTTCTTCGACACCCAGGTGATGGAGATGCAGGAGCCGGGCGAGATCTTCTTCCACTGGATGGTGCTGATTCTCGCCTGGACGATCGGGCAGGTGGTCCGCAAGGCGGAGCGTCGCGCCGCCGAATCGCACCGGCGCGCCACCGAGATCGAGGTGCAGGCCCGCACCGTCACCCTGACGGCGATCGCCGAGGAGCGCGCCCGCATCGCGCGGGAACTGCACGACATCGTGGCGCACTCGGTGAGCATGATGGTGGTGCAAGCCGGCGCCGCCGAGCAGGTCGCCGACGACGACCCGGAATACACCCGTCGCGCGCTGGCGACGATCCGCACCACCGGTGCCGACGCGCTAGCCGAGATGCGCCGCCTGGTGTCGATGCTGCGCGAGCAGGATGGCGCGGGCGAGCTGCATCCGCAACCCGGAATCGACGGGCTCTCCGCCCTGGTTGAGGATGCGCGCTCCGGCGGGCTGACCGTCGGATTGCGGGTTGAAGGCGAACCGCGGATGCTGCCGACCGGGCTAGACCTGGCCGCCTACCGCATCGTGCAGGAGGCGTTGACGAACGTGCGGCGGCACGCGGCGGCGGAGCGAGCCGACGTGCTCGTGCGCTTTGCCGACGAGTCGCTGCACCTGGAGGTGCGCGACGACGGGGTGGGTGCCGCGACCGCGACCGCGACTGCGTCCGCCGGCGGGCACGGGCTGATCGGCATGCGGGAGCGGGCGGCGCTGTACGGCGGCCGGCTCGAGACGATCAGCGGGAGCGGCAGCGGCTTCCTCGTGCGCGCGGTGCTTCCCCTCGAGCCGGCGGCATCATGA
- a CDS encoding zinc-binding dehydrogenase, with product MPVPALIRGIVIVKGFIMQAWQFVEVGSPLTLNEVEAPTPAANEVVVDVKAAGLCHSDVGFLDGTLTPLLPFRPITLGHEIAGIVSAVGSDVADFKVGDKVAIPAAIEGPGTEKNGGFATQVVVLERLVVPVPESVPFDQAAAATDAGMTSYHAVMVQGRVTAGSKVGIIGLGGLGMMGAQAALAAGADVYVAEINEKVHQVARDLGATGVSTDIRDFSDQGLDVVIDFAGFGTTTDAAVETVRRGGRVVQVGLGVARGEINLQQLTLNEVELVGSQAGTKEDCIAVLDLVAAGKLSSRVTTISFDEIGEGIGKLERGEVIGRLVAVLG from the coding sequence GTGCCCGTCCCGGCGCTGATTCGCGGCATCGTTATCGTGAAAGGTTTCATCATGCAGGCATGGCAATTCGTCGAAGTTGGCAGTCCACTTACTTTGAACGAAGTAGAGGCACCAACCCCAGCCGCAAACGAGGTCGTCGTCGACGTCAAGGCCGCCGGTCTGTGCCACAGCGATGTCGGTTTCCTCGACGGCACCCTTACCCCGCTGCTGCCGTTCCGTCCGATCACCCTGGGTCACGAGATCGCTGGCATCGTTTCGGCAGTCGGCTCCGATGTCGCCGACTTCAAGGTGGGCGACAAGGTCGCCATTCCGGCCGCTATTGAGGGGCCGGGCACCGAGAAGAACGGTGGATTTGCTACCCAAGTAGTGGTGCTGGAGCGCCTCGTTGTTCCGGTTCCGGAGAGCGTGCCCTTCGACCAGGCGGCAGCGGCCACTGATGCTGGAATGACCTCCTACCATGCCGTCATGGTGCAGGGGCGGGTTACGGCGGGAAGCAAAGTCGGCATTATCGGCCTGGGTGGACTCGGAATGATGGGCGCACAAGCGGCCCTCGCTGCCGGCGCGGACGTTTATGTCGCAGAAATCAACGAGAAGGTTCACCAGGTCGCGCGCGACCTCGGTGCAACCGGTGTTTCAACCGACATCCGAGACTTTTCCGATCAGGGGCTGGACGTCGTCATCGACTTCGCCGGCTTCGGTACCACTACCGATGCGGCTGTCGAAACGGTTCGTCGTGGCGGCCGTGTTGTTCAGGTGGGTCTGGGCGTTGCCCGCGGCGAAATCAACCTGCAGCAGCTCACGCTCAACGAGGTGGAGCTTGTCGGGTCCCAAGCTGGTACGAAGGAGGACTGCATCGCGGTACTGGACCTCGTCGCCGCCGGCAAGCTTTCGTCCCGAGTCACCACCATCTCCTTCGACGAGATCGGTGAGGGCATCGGAAAGCTCGAGCGCGGCGAAGTCATCGGTCGCCTCGTGGCAGTCCTCGGCTAG
- a CDS encoding TraR/DksA C4-type zinc finger protein encodes MPTATMTAAQRKTFGQLLRTEREELDQQILALSGELQEVLDSRGEASADDEHDPEGPTMTAEWSTLSGVHGDVLAHRDAVDRAIARIDAGTYGTCLRCGQQISRERLRARPSADLCIDCARATEPHRY; translated from the coding sequence ATGCCAACAGCGACGATGACCGCGGCCCAGCGGAAGACATTTGGACAACTGCTGCGCACTGAGCGCGAGGAACTCGACCAACAGATCCTCGCGTTGAGCGGCGAACTCCAGGAGGTGCTCGACTCCCGCGGCGAGGCCTCGGCGGACGACGAGCACGACCCGGAGGGCCCGACGATGACCGCGGAATGGTCAACACTCTCCGGTGTCCACGGGGACGTGCTCGCCCATCGGGACGCCGTCGACCGTGCTATCGCCCGCATCGACGCGGGAACCTACGGCACCTGCCTGCGCTGCGGCCAGCAGATCTCCCGGGAGCGGCTGCGCGCGCGCCCGTCTGCCGATCTCTGCATCGACTGCGCACGCGCCACGGAGCCGCACCGCTACTGA
- a CDS encoding DnaJ domain-containing protein, which translates to MPDSPISASPYEVLGVSPDASTHELRKAYRKMLRATHPDTGGNPVRFHAVQRAWEKVGTPEARANYDRGRSTQQQEHVWAPAAPRKRQDTRPTARSYGHPGGWSRERYLTLMREWVGRGVPLDDPYDPALVRTAPRDIRHLLANALAEEATARAVATLGIGYTVWHDVATDAGKLDQIVLGPTGLFAVQSEDWGAPVKTKRGEVIGEAVAGERPMHELALRTKSVSRAAKVKFTGQLLVVPDDASPEGVEVLGSSRGAVTALVQQSRLLQVLRDGLPGAHRIGGTDLFEVRTRLQSAIRFV; encoded by the coding sequence ATGCCCGATAGTCCGATCTCGGCGAGCCCGTACGAGGTGCTCGGCGTGAGCCCCGACGCGTCGACGCACGAGCTTCGCAAGGCGTATCGCAAGATGCTGCGCGCCACGCACCCGGACACCGGCGGCAACCCGGTGCGATTCCACGCGGTGCAGCGGGCCTGGGAGAAGGTGGGCACGCCCGAGGCGCGGGCGAACTACGACCGCGGTCGCAGCACCCAGCAGCAGGAACACGTGTGGGCCCCGGCCGCTCCGCGCAAGCGGCAGGACACTCGGCCGACCGCCCGCTCCTACGGGCACCCCGGCGGCTGGTCCCGCGAGCGCTACCTCACCCTGATGCGGGAATGGGTGGGACGAGGCGTCCCTCTCGACGACCCGTACGATCCCGCACTGGTGCGCACCGCGCCCCGCGACATCCGGCACCTGCTGGCGAACGCTCTGGCCGAGGAGGCGACGGCGCGCGCGGTGGCGACACTCGGCATCGGCTACACCGTCTGGCATGACGTGGCGACGGATGCCGGAAAGCTCGACCAGATCGTGCTCGGGCCGACCGGGCTGTTCGCGGTGCAATCTGAGGACTGGGGCGCCCCGGTGAAGACCAAGCGCGGCGAGGTGATCGGCGAGGCAGTCGCGGGGGAGCGCCCCATGCACGAGCTCGCCTTGCGCACCAAGTCGGTCTCGCGGGCGGCGAAGGTGAAATTCACGGGCCAGCTGCTGGTAGTTCCGGATGACGCGTCGCCTGAGGGCGTGGAAGTACTGGGCTCCTCGCGCGGAGCGGTGACCGCGCTGGTGCAGCAATCGCGGCTGCTGCAGGTGCTGCGCGACGGACTTCCCGGGGCCCACCGCATCGGCGGCACCGACCTGTTCGAGGTGCGCACTCGGCTGCAGTCCGCGATCCGCTTCGTGTAG
- a CDS encoding CPBP family intramembrane glutamic endopeptidase: protein MTTTATDAPPRVSWALVPAAGVATSAVLLFGLDLQVAGYVTLGLSLALALPRRALFNDLVLIGLGLVIISTISVAADISYGNMLLMGAVLALAVLVPYLIDRFGYRTHTIRFPVNTGRRWTRLERWYLVIVVLLGWAILPTYFIGSGAYQNWPAIHEPDELARLFVGVNVVGIWDELFFICVVFTLLRRHFPLWQANLLQAVIFVSFLWELGYRSWGPLLTIPFALLQGWIFSRVKSLSYVVSVHLLFDLVVFLVLVHAHNPEWLPIFLY, encoded by the coding sequence GTGACGACAACCGCGACAGACGCTCCGCCGCGGGTATCGTGGGCGCTCGTGCCGGCAGCCGGCGTCGCGACATCCGCAGTCCTGCTGTTCGGTCTCGACCTGCAGGTCGCCGGCTACGTCACCCTCGGGCTGAGCCTCGCGCTGGCGCTCCCGCGGCGCGCGCTGTTCAACGACCTCGTGCTGATCGGGCTCGGGCTCGTGATCATCAGCACCATATCGGTGGCAGCCGACATCAGTTACGGCAACATGCTGCTGATGGGCGCGGTGCTGGCGCTCGCGGTGCTGGTTCCGTACCTGATCGACCGGTTCGGCTACCGCACGCACACGATTCGGTTCCCGGTGAACACCGGGCGGCGCTGGACCCGGCTGGAACGCTGGTATCTGGTGATCGTCGTGCTGCTCGGCTGGGCCATCCTGCCGACCTATTTCATCGGCTCCGGGGCGTACCAGAATTGGCCGGCGATCCACGAGCCCGATGAGCTGGCGCGCCTGTTCGTCGGGGTGAACGTGGTCGGCATCTGGGACGAGCTGTTCTTCATCTGCGTGGTGTTTACCCTGCTGCGCCGACATTTCCCGCTCTGGCAGGCGAACCTGCTGCAGGCCGTGATCTTCGTGTCGTTCCTCTGGGAGTTGGGCTACCGAAGCTGGGGTCCGTTGCTGACCATTCCGTTCGCGCTGCTGCAGGGCTGGATCTTCTCGCGGGTGAAGTCGCTCAGTTACGTGGTGAGCGTGCACCTGCTGTTCGACCTGGTGGTGTTCCTCGTGCTTGTGCATGCGCACAACCCCGAGTGGCTGCCGATCTTCCTGTACTGA
- a CDS encoding metallophosphoesterase has protein sequence MPTRLLLISDTHVPKRAPALPDSVWSAIDAADVVFHAGDWVSVDLLDQLELRATRLVGVYGNNDGDDLRARLPEIARTEVDGIRFAMIHETGHATGREERADQLFPDVAVLVFGHSHIPWDSTSPGGLRLLNPGSPTDRRRQPACTFMTAVADDGVLRDVTLHEV, from the coding sequence ATGCCCACCCGACTGCTGCTGATCTCCGACACCCACGTGCCGAAACGGGCGCCCGCCCTGCCGGACAGCGTCTGGAGCGCGATCGATGCGGCCGATGTGGTGTTCCATGCCGGCGACTGGGTCAGCGTGGACCTGCTCGACCAGCTCGAATTGCGAGCAACGCGACTGGTCGGCGTGTACGGCAACAACGACGGCGACGACCTACGCGCCAGACTGCCCGAGATCGCGCGGACGGAAGTCGACGGGATCCGTTTCGCGATGATTCACGAGACCGGTCACGCCACGGGTCGTGAGGAGCGCGCCGACCAGCTGTTTCCGGATGTCGCCGTACTGGTGTTCGGGCATAGTCACATCCCGTGGGACAGCACCTCGCCCGGCGGCCTGCGCCTGCTGAACCCTGGCTCGCCCACCGACCGCAGGCGGCAGCCGGCGTGCACGTTCATGACCGCGGTCGCCGACGACGGCGTGCTGCGCGACGTCACCCTGCACGAGGTGTGA